The Peribacillus simplex genome contains a region encoding:
- a CDS encoding YozE family protein: MRPFYLYLMKFRQLKEIDAITKFANHAYEDHGFPKQSTDYNELSSYLELNADYLESMSVFDQAWEQYVQIEEGLLLGDQE, translated from the coding sequence ATGAGACCATTTTATTTATATTTAATGAAATTTCGACAACTGAAGGAAATTGATGCAATCACTAAATTTGCCAATCATGCCTATGAGGACCATGGCTTCCCAAAACAATCGACAGATTATAATGAACTGAGCAGTTATTTAGAATTGAATGCAGACTATCTCGAAAGTATGTCAGTATTCGATCAAGCGTGGGAACAGTATGTCCAAATAGAAGAAGGGCTCCTATTGGGAGATCAGGAATAG
- the qoxB gene encoding cytochrome aa3 quinol oxidase subunit I: MGFFSRFLIPNPSPVIYSSMVAIGVTVLLIIVGITHFKKWFYLWSGWLTTVDHKRIGIMYLISALLMLFRGGVDAVMMRAQLAVPDNKLLDSQHYNEIFSTHGVVMILFMAMPYIMALMNFVVPLQIGARDVAFPRLNAISFWLFFMGAMLFNISFVIGGSPDAGWSSYFPLAGNEFSPHVGTNYYMIGIQIAGIGTLMTGINFLTTILKMRAPGMTLMKMPMFTWSSLVTSIIIVFAFPVLTVALIMGTMDRLFATKFFTMTDGGMDMLWANLFWVWGHPEVYILILPAFGLFSEIIPTFSRRNLYGYRSMVASMVFISIYSFFVWTHHFFTMGQAAYVNSIFSITTMVIAIPTGIKIFNWLFTMWKGRIRFTVPMLYSIGFIPLFTIGGVTGVMLAMSAADYQYHNTMFLVAHFHNVIIPGVVFAVLGAGTYYWPKMFGFMLNERIGKWAFWFLTIGFCLAFFPMYITGLDGQARRIYTYSESTGFGPLNMISFIGAVLMAISFVLIVYTIYYSIRHAPKDVGDDPWDARSLEWATHNPVPEYNFAIIPQVNSRETFWDAKYKGHELFKGDYEKIHMPNNSGVPFIMSCIFFVFGFALVFSIWFLAIIGLIGIFVCMAHRSFEIDHGHYISVEEIKETEAKFRGVNKWK; the protein is encoded by the coding sequence ATGGGTTTTTTCTCTAGATTTCTTATACCTAATCCCAGTCCCGTCATATACTCATCAATGGTGGCCATTGGTGTTACTGTTCTCTTGATCATTGTTGGTATAACCCACTTTAAAAAATGGTTTTATTTATGGAGTGGCTGGCTAACAACAGTCGATCATAAAAGAATAGGTATTATGTATCTAATATCTGCTTTGTTGATGCTATTTCGTGGTGGGGTAGATGCAGTGATGATGCGTGCGCAACTTGCCGTACCGGATAACAAATTATTAGATTCACAGCACTATAATGAAATTTTTTCAACACACGGGGTTGTGATGATTCTCTTTATGGCGATGCCGTACATTATGGCCTTAATGAATTTCGTAGTGCCATTACAAATTGGGGCCCGAGATGTAGCATTTCCACGACTAAATGCCATAAGTTTCTGGTTATTTTTTATGGGTGCGATGCTATTCAACATCTCTTTTGTAATTGGTGGTTCGCCTGATGCAGGGTGGTCATCTTATTTCCCTCTTGCAGGTAATGAATTTAGCCCGCATGTTGGAACGAATTATTATATGATTGGTATTCAGATAGCCGGAATAGGTACATTAATGACGGGGATTAACTTTTTGACGACTATTCTTAAAATGAGAGCACCCGGTATGACATTAATGAAAATGCCAATGTTTACATGGTCTTCTTTAGTCACAAGCATTATTATCGTTTTCGCATTCCCTGTATTAACAGTGGCGCTGATCATGGGAACAATGGATCGACTATTCGCAACCAAGTTTTTCACAATGACTGATGGCGGTATGGATATGCTTTGGGCTAACCTGTTCTGGGTTTGGGGACATCCTGAAGTATATATCTTAATCTTGCCTGCATTTGGTCTTTTTAGCGAGATTATCCCAACCTTTTCACGGCGTAACCTATATGGCTATCGATCAATGGTTGCTTCAATGGTATTTATCTCTATATATTCATTCTTCGTTTGGACGCACCATTTCTTTACAATGGGGCAAGCAGCATATGTTAATAGTATTTTCTCGATTACAACGATGGTAATTGCTATTCCGACTGGAATCAAGATCTTTAACTGGTTGTTCACGATGTGGAAAGGTCGAATCAGATTTACCGTCCCTATGCTTTATTCAATAGGGTTCATACCACTTTTCACAATCGGTGGAGTTACTGGGGTTATGCTTGCGATGTCAGCGGCGGATTATCAATACCATAATACAATGTTTTTAGTAGCTCACTTCCACAATGTCATTATTCCGGGTGTAGTATTTGCGGTGCTTGGTGCCGGAACTTACTACTGGCCGAAAATGTTTGGTTTCATGTTGAATGAAAGGATTGGGAAATGGGCGTTCTGGTTTCTAACCATTGGTTTTTGCTTAGCATTCTTCCCTATGTATATCACTGGTTTAGATGGTCAAGCACGTCGTATATACACATACTCTGAATCGACTGGATTTGGACCATTGAATATGATTTCGTTCATCGGGGCAGTATTAATGGCAATCAGCTTTGTATTAATCGTATATACGATTTACTATAGCATTCGCCATGCTCCAAAAGATGTTGGTGATGATCCTTGGGATGCACGTTCCCTTGAATGGGCTACTCATAATCCAGTACCAGAATATAACTTTGCCATTATTCCACAAGTGAACTCAAGGGAGACATTTTGGGATGCAAAATATAAAGGTCATGAATTATTCAAGGGTGACTATGAAAAAATTCATATGCCCAATAACAGCGGCGTACCGTTTATCATGTCCTGTATCTTCTTTGTCTTTGGATTTGCGTTAGTATTCAGCATATGGTTTCTTGCGATTATTGGACTAATCGGCATCTTTGTTTGCATGGCTCATCGTTCATTCGAAATAGACCATGGGCATTACATTTCTGTAGAAGAAATTAAAGAGACAGAAGCAAAATTTAGGGGTGTTAATAAATGGAAATAG
- a CDS encoding ATP-binding protein has product MLKSLQTRILLFSLLIASVPLLILGIISYGSQRSLLEKEAKNALNAGSLNIVNETYSYLNERISDVKFMSANSVIINPGYSREEKSNELKKFIDAKGNYYGVLHLDMEGNVIADTSNKMIGDNLAKRIWFKEAIEGHEFLSDVYKTRAFSDPIMVLSAPVYDVAGKMIGVVSPAFRLQGLWEMMEKKANEISDKYPVNFFMINQEGIMISKKDPHGVMQDSALKEMGLTKGKLLEASLSDDLYSSENGGKIYSIQPVHTIAETENKWFVVVGADKKQVFQPLNDLLTRYLTIYSIVFVSIILAVYSLTKTIVRPVQELVEATEDFIGGKEFIISDKRSFEEMGKLNLAFLRMMETIEDREKEIVRTEKLKYVGQLAAGVAHEIRNPLTTIKGFFQLLKSQEHDPTLIEKYSDVMLHEVDRVNAFVTQLLDLAKPHQLEWEKFDLKDFLEEILDTYTPLNPSYHVRLINEVTQSVFVYSDRNRLRQVLLNVLNNSCEAIEARGQIELQQTSVSQYVKLVISDDGKGISPEDLKNIGMPFYTTKPDGNGLGVATCIQIMDELKGKFQIESVRDEGTKVTLIIPTTNRLIK; this is encoded by the coding sequence ATGCTTAAAAGCCTTCAAACCCGAATTTTGCTTTTTTCTTTACTTATTGCAAGTGTTCCACTTCTGATATTGGGAATCATATCCTATGGATCGCAACGGTCCCTCCTGGAGAAGGAAGCAAAAAATGCCCTGAATGCAGGTTCACTGAATATTGTAAATGAAACATATAGCTATTTGAACGAACGGATCAGTGATGTGAAGTTTATGAGTGCAAATTCGGTAATCATCAATCCTGGCTATTCAAGAGAAGAGAAGTCAAATGAACTAAAAAAGTTTATCGATGCAAAAGGAAATTATTACGGTGTCTTGCATTTGGATATGGAAGGCAATGTCATTGCAGATACATCAAATAAAATGATTGGGGACAACCTCGCGAAGAGAATATGGTTCAAAGAGGCCATAGAAGGTCATGAATTCCTTTCTGACGTTTATAAAACCCGGGCTTTCTCGGATCCCATAATGGTTCTAAGTGCGCCGGTTTATGATGTTGCAGGGAAAATGATCGGAGTCGTATCACCAGCTTTCCGATTGCAAGGGCTTTGGGAGATGATGGAGAAAAAGGCTAATGAAATTAGCGATAAATACCCAGTGAACTTTTTCATGATCAATCAAGAAGGCATCATGATTTCGAAAAAAGACCCGCATGGCGTCATGCAGGATTCTGCCTTGAAAGAAATGGGATTAACGAAAGGCAAGCTGTTGGAAGCTTCGTTATCGGATGATTTGTACAGTTCAGAGAATGGCGGAAAAATATATTCCATTCAGCCTGTCCATACGATTGCAGAAACGGAGAATAAATGGTTTGTTGTTGTGGGTGCTGATAAGAAACAGGTGTTTCAACCTTTGAACGACTTATTAACACGGTACCTGACAATCTACAGCATCGTTTTTGTTTCTATCATTCTGGCTGTCTATTCACTAACAAAGACCATCGTACGGCCAGTTCAAGAACTTGTCGAAGCAACAGAGGATTTCATAGGAGGAAAGGAATTCATCATTTCCGACAAAAGAAGCTTCGAGGAAATGGGAAAATTGAACCTTGCCTTTTTAAGAATGATGGAAACGATAGAAGATCGTGAGAAGGAAATCGTCCGAACGGAAAAATTGAAATATGTTGGCCAGCTTGCTGCCGGTGTCGCCCATGAAATCAGGAACCCGTTGACGACTATAAAGGGCTTTTTCCAATTATTGAAGAGCCAGGAGCATGATCCAACATTAATAGAAAAATATAGTGATGTCATGCTTCATGAAGTGGATCGGGTCAATGCATTCGTGACACAACTTCTTGATCTGGCAAAACCGCATCAACTGGAATGGGAGAAATTCGATTTAAAGGATTTCCTTGAAGAAATTTTAGATACATATACCCCCTTAAATCCGAGTTATCATGTAAGATTAATTAATGAAGTGACACAATCCGTCTTTGTTTATTCAGATAGAAACCGGTTAAGGCAGGTTCTTTTGAATGTCTTGAATAATTCTTGTGAAGCCATCGAAGCAAGGGGGCAGATTGAACTGCAACAGACTTCCGTGTCCCAATATGTAAAATTAGTGATCAGCGATGATGGAAAAGGCATCAGTCCCGAGGATTTAAAAAATATCGGAATGCCCTTTTACACCACCAAACCGGATGGTAACGGATTAGGTGTGGCGACGTGCATTCAGATAATGGATGAATTAAAAGGTAAATTCCAAATTGAGAGCGTCCGCGACGAAGGAACGAAAGTGACTCTCATCATCCCCACTACGAACCGTCTCATTAAATGA
- the qoxA gene encoding cytochrome aa3 quinol oxidase subunit II, protein MKIKWVLLAFLSTIVNVLSGCESLAVLDPKGPQAQTQANVIWLSIAIMAVIVIVVCAILVFVLTKYRDSKLPKDYEPPYIEGNHVVETIIVGVPILIVIFFSVVSVISNNKVEATPEGYKGQDPLVIYASSSDWKWHFSYPENDIETVNYLYIPTNRPLEFKLYSFGPITSFWIPQLGGQKYAMSNMVTTLHLAADESVEMMGRNANFSGKGFAENTFHVEAMSQDKFDEWVKEVKETAKPITEVRFNELLKPGHEGQLTFTGTHLDFSPAPEGENAGHHHGSSDSNANSKGEHMEHDHKSSNSKEKSPHKHE, encoded by the coding sequence ATGAAAATAAAATGGGTTTTATTAGCTTTTCTTTCTACCATAGTCAATGTGCTTTCTGGCTGTGAATCATTAGCGGTATTAGATCCCAAAGGACCTCAAGCCCAAACGCAAGCCAATGTGATTTGGCTATCAATTGCGATCATGGCGGTTATAGTAATTGTTGTTTGTGCTATTTTAGTCTTTGTTTTAACGAAATACCGTGACTCTAAACTACCTAAAGATTATGAACCACCCTACATAGAAGGAAATCATGTTGTTGAAACGATTATTGTTGGGGTGCCAATTTTAATCGTCATTTTCTTCTCCGTTGTTTCTGTAATTTCCAACAATAAAGTGGAAGCCACTCCGGAAGGGTACAAAGGTCAAGATCCATTAGTTATTTACGCTTCGTCATCTGACTGGAAGTGGCATTTTAGTTATCCAGAAAACGATATCGAGACAGTAAACTACTTGTATATTCCAACAAATCGACCACTTGAATTTAAACTTTATTCATTCGGGCCTATAACGAGTTTCTGGATTCCACAACTTGGCGGTCAAAAATATGCCATGTCTAACATGGTGACCACATTACACTTAGCAGCGGACGAATCAGTGGAAATGATGGGACGAAATGCAAACTTTAGTGGGAAAGGATTCGCTGAAAATACGTTCCATGTCGAAGCGATGTCTCAAGATAAGTTTGATGAATGGGTAAAGGAAGTTAAAGAAACTGCGAAACCTATTACTGAAGTAAGATTCAATGAATTATTAAAACCGGGTCATGAGGGACAGTTAACGTTTACTGGAACTCATTTAGACTTCTCGCCAGCTCCAGAAGGTGAAAATGCTGGACATCATCATGGCTCAAGTGACTCTAACGCGAATTCAAAAGGTGAACATATGGAGCATGATCATAAGTCGAGTAATAGTAAAGAAAAATCACCACACAAACATGAATAA
- the qoxD gene encoding cytochrome aa3 quinol oxidase subunit IV, which produces MKEFFPAKQVWGFVFSLILTVVALMVYFFNMSKATGMTIFILTAFIQAAVQLVVFMHARETDDSKSIFMTLYCAIFLALITVVGTILCMVWGFY; this is translated from the coding sequence ATGAAGGAATTCTTCCCGGCTAAACAAGTATGGGGTTTTGTATTTTCATTGATTTTAACGGTTGTAGCACTGATGGTTTACTTCTTCAATATGTCAAAAGCAACAGGAATGACGATTTTTATATTGACAGCATTCATACAAGCAGCTGTTCAACTAGTTGTGTTTATGCATGCTCGTGAAACTGATGATAGCAAATCAATTTTTATGACTCTATATTGCGCTATATTCCTAGCTCTAATTACTGTTGTCGGTACAATACTATGTATGGTCTGGGGTTTTTATTGA
- the qoxC gene encoding cytochrome aa3 quinol oxidase subunit III → MEIDHSQPLEYSTEQNRLNILGFWIFLGAEIMLFATLFASYFTLVDRTGNGPAGAEIFEITPVLAETFLLLTSSFVIGLGIHAMRLGNKKAMLTFFVITLLLGLGFLGFEITEFITYYHEGATLQTSAFTSMLFTTLGTHGAHVTLGLFWGLFIILQVKKRGLTPETANKSFIFSLYWHFLDIVWIFIFTFIYLKGMT, encoded by the coding sequence ATGGAAATAGATCACTCGCAACCTCTTGAATATAGTACGGAACAAAATCGTCTAAATATTTTAGGCTTCTGGATTTTCCTTGGAGCCGAAATTATGCTTTTTGCAACACTCTTTGCATCATATTTTACATTAGTTGATCGTACGGGTAACGGTCCTGCTGGAGCAGAAATTTTTGAAATCACTCCAGTACTTGCTGAAACATTCTTGCTCTTAACAAGCAGTTTTGTCATCGGGCTTGGAATTCATGCCATGCGACTTGGCAACAAGAAAGCCATGTTGACATTCTTCGTGATCACTCTCCTTCTTGGATTAGGGTTCTTAGGATTTGAAATTACTGAGTTCATTACCTATTATCACGAAGGAGCTACACTGCAAACTAGTGCATTTACATCGATGCTTTTTACAACATTAGGGACACATGGAGCACATGTTACATTAGGACTTTTCTGGGGGTTATTTATTATCCTTCAAGTGAAAAAACGCGGGTTGACACCTGAAACAGCCAATAAATCCTTCATTTTCTCTCTTTACTGGCATTTCTTAGATATCGTTTGGATCTTTATCTTCACCTTTATCTACTTGAAAGGAATGACATAA